Within Cucumis melo cultivar AY chromosome 4, USDA_Cmelo_AY_1.0, whole genome shotgun sequence, the genomic segment AATCTTCTTTTTCCTCTGAAGCAAAATGTTCCAGACTTGTGAACAAAATATTTGTCCTTTGCAAGATGACTTCTATAACTAAACTAACCATACAAAGGCTACACTAGAAATTAAAATAACTGGTGAACATATGATAAAGCATGAGAATGGTACCCTACGAAATTTAAAGTAGAGATATATGATAAGATAGCTGTATGTAATTTTCTGTCATTTCAGGTTTGATTGAATGAGTTTAGTTGTCACCATCTTTAAATGTGTGCTTGCCTATTAATAATGGAAAGCttcatttattttcattatattaTCATTTTCAATCTTGTAGTGATCTTTTGCACCACACAATCAAATGCAGAATCTCTAAAAAGATAGCCTGGAGCAAACTCTGTATTCGTATCCTTCCATTTTCTCAGATAAGGTGTTAATATGCGTCTACCCCCTGTGCGGGTGCAGCACAACGGTTGAAAGTCTTGTTGAGAGATACAATAGATGATTTTTCCACCAAAGTTTTTATGTTCATAGCTGGAATTTCCGTGATCACATATGAGTGAGTGGGATGAGAGAGATTATAGCTAAAATTTCTTTGCATCTATCAAGGACGGCACAATCTAGCATTTCTTATGTAGCTACAATGATGTATCATTACGTGGGATAGAGGAGTTGAACTTCTAACCTCAAGCTTGGTAATACAAGCTCTATGTTAGTTGAGTTAATGTTCGTTTTGACAAGGTCAAATTCCTTGAAAAATTTGTCCTCATTGTTTGTAATGTAAAGTTATAATCAACTGTATCAGATGTTTATAATGCAATCTTCTCTATTGAAATATAGACATAATGTTTAAATGCAAGACCTCTCTGATAATGACTTCTAAATGAGCTCAATCCTCGCTTTTGTAAAATATATGGTTTTGGGGAGAGATTTCTTATCTAAGCTTGTGCTTGATATTACATTTGTTTTTGGTATACAATAGAAAATGGGGTTAGGAAAGTTTGAATTAGATATCTGGTTAACAGATTTGTATTCCAATTGTATTATACTACTTTGGAACAAAAACTTTTGATAGATTCACGTGTTCTCGCAAACTAAATAGTTAAACTAGTCTAGCCGAACTGGATGGTATTATTTTGGCTCGTCGTCATCAAAGAAAGGAActatttgattctttttttttccgcAGTTGTGATAGTAATCCGTAGTACACATTTTCCCAACAAATTTGACCATTGTATGGGTTCTTATGAAGTTGAATTTCACCTACAaatatagttttctttttctattcatTTTTTCACAATAATTCAATGATCGAAATGTATTAGCCTCTATTAATGATAAAATCTTAAATCTTGCTATATTTCGTGAATAATTTCAATAGTAATACCGTTTACattactttcatttcaaatataataaaatgaacaaaaatatttatgacaaCAAGTTACTAAATGTATCTATCATGACACAAATAGTTGTCTATTGCACTATCACGACACATATAGACATAAATAGTAGTGTCTCTCGCAACCTATCATAAATAGActatgatattttaaaaagacGTAGTAGTCTAGccaattttgtaaatatttgcaACAATTTTATACTATATTGAAttattttaggtttttttttttctttttaacatttgaaaggaGGGATGTATAATGTTAAATGCAATCTAGGCTGTGAATTCAAAATACTCGTCGTAAATGTTGTCAATTGATCAACTTGCTGAAAatctttctttttgcttttcaCCAATTTTTGTTTAACATAATAATTGTTAAAGAAACAACATATAAATTGACAATTACGGACTTATAAACAAACTCAGTCAATTATATAAATACTTTCTTCCAATAGGTATATATATTcaatatcttttatttttcttgaattcaaatttgaaggtCGAACCAATCTCTTCAGCCGTTTTAATATCTTTGTTTGAACTGAAATCTCCCAAGCTGCTACCTTGTACAGCAAATCAATACTATAAAGAACATCTTTATATGACAATCATTAttgataataaattaaattaaagaccAAGCACCTCTTACACCTTAAATGTAAAGCTTACACCATAAGTAAACTAACCCCATTTTGGGCATGATTAAACAAGACATGTATGTATACTTTTCTACTTTGATGCGAAAGTTTGAATTCTCACCTGTCACTTGTgatgtaatattttaaaaagaaaagagtcaCCTCGGAGAACCATCACGATGTTAAGCTGATCAAttcaccaccaccaccaccgccAAGACATTTGGCATTGAAGTTCCTTCTTGTGAACAATCCTACAAAAAGGACCAGCTCTGCTCATGTCGTATTCGTTTTCATTGTGTTCCTGATTACATCTTCCTGAAAACGGAGGAACAAGCAGGTGACCCGAACAAGCAATGCAGGGGCTTGTGCAATGTGGAACTTCTAACTTGCGAGAACGGTTGTTTACCCTCCTGAAAATACCCAACTAATAAGATCCCCAATCATCAACTAGAGGAGTTATTGTGATTAGATTTTGAAGCTTTAAAAGTCCTACGAActccaaatctttcattttgaTGTCTGTTTCCGTGTTTGATCCCTCTCTTTCCATCTTTTCTAGGATCCCCACGCCTTGAGAATTTTGTTCTGCAACCGTCTCCTGTACCATCCACCATTGAACTTGTCTTACTGTTGGAGGTCGCAGCTCTTTTCCTCATCTTAAATCTACCACCATCCTCAGCGGATGTATTATCAGTTTTGCTCCTGATGAAACCGGAAGGTTTTTCCCACTTCCTTTTCCTGTGATGACCCGATTCACTTTTCTTGGGTAGAGAGTCCAGCCCGTCCTGTTGCTTATCCCTCGCCctgagaattaaaaaaaataaacgtaATAAGCACATGTATACAACATACTGAAAACAAGTTGGCTTGAAACAAATGATATAGACCTGTTAGTGGATAAATCTGCAACATCTGTATTGGCATCACCAACATCCTTGAAACTGGTCTTGTTATGGCGTTTCTGCAAGTAGACGAATCACGAATCAAAGAAGTTTAGCGGGTAATTCAGAAGTTTGCACCTACAAGTATTTTCTGTTCTATGTCTCCCTTCGAAAAGATACATTTAGCAGGCAAATACTTGGATTGTATTTGTCTCATATAACATTTATGTATGCCCAACAGTGAACTATTCAAGTATGCACCGATTGGAACAGCTACAGTTTCAATTACAAATGTTAGACACTGAATAGGTGAGCGACAACAAGAGATTATCCAACTATGCCTATGAAACCATAGACAAGAACTTTTATTCAGATTAAAACTGCAGTTATTAGAAGTTCGGGAGTAAAACTACACAAGACTCAAGAGATTCACCTCCCCAAGAGGTTTGATGAAACCCTTGTAATTATCAGGAGTAAAGCCCTCAATTGCAGCGTAACCACATTTTCGAATGAGAATCTCCAAAATCACGGTGACCTTTAGCAAAATGAACAAGTACATGAAGATATTGTGAGGATAATTAACAACAATTACGAGTGTCGAGtggaaaaaagaataaaacagGAAATTGGTGGAATTGTATACTGTATAGTTAGTTATTCATACAAATATTTATTCCAAAAGTTTCTATTGATATAATTGAAGGGTTACCTTGGATCTAAAATGATGCCTTGAGACAGACGACCAAGGTAAAGCCGCCGTTAGAATATCAGAAGTGATGCTTTGAAGATGCTTAGCTTGCAAGGAAGACACTAAAACTTTCACAAACCCCAGCGCTGCCTATTTAATGAATCGGGTCATCTTTTTATCTCCGagattaaaatgaaaataatattgGAACCCAAAGTTAAGATGTATACTTTTATAACTTCTATAGCCTTTCCTCGTAGCAAAGATAAGAGGGAGGGCACTAGATCAGGTATTGAAAGACATATATCTGCGTCGTCATAAACCAACACTGAGAGTGCAGAGATTGCTCCACTTTTCACATGAGGAGATGCACCAGACAGATAGCCCAATATCTGAATCAACCATAAAAGAACTTGTCATAATCGTTAAACCGAAGTAACCATTAGATTCCATCAGAAGATCATGGCATTAAATTgctcaataaaaataattgcaTTGATTTGCAatacttatttttcttttttaatatgattttttttaaaagaagacAAGCATCTTTATTAATAGTAACACACAAGAGAGTTATACATTGAGAATAACAACACTCTCTTcgtattaaaaaaatcaattaaactAGATTTTTAAGAATAAGAAATGAATTCTTTGATGAATAACCAAAGGATATACAAAAGAGCCCAATCTAAGGGTCTACAAAATCATATTCTAATTACCAACAAGGTAACTTAGGAATCTTTAATGGCCTTCATACCCTAAAACACTATTTGTGATCAAGCTTGTATGCCTTCAGAGAAACCGGTAGAAACAAGACTTTTGCTACTAACATCATTCCTTTCAAAGAAACAAGACTATTACTTTAATGAGAATACATAATAGGCAACAAAAGACCATGAGgtgacaaaaaagaaaaagaaaagattttcaATTCGCCCTCGAAATAGAAGCTGAAGTACAAAAGATATTTAGACTTTAGACACTAAGAGTACTAAGATACAATAACGTCCCAAAGAGGGTCTTTAATTTTCTCCTCATCCCATCCCAATAAACACATTTGGCACTGATATTTAAATGGATTCCATAAGTAAATTAAAATCCTAAGGGAAGATTATATGCACTTACCATGGCCACAAATTTTTTATGTGCATCAGAATTTGTATGCGACAAATCTTTTAGGCTGCAACTGATACAATGAAGAATGTCATAAGCGGCTTTCCTGCTGCCTTCCTCTGCCTACGTCACAACAATGACATCCGACTTATTAACATGTCAAATATCTCTCAAGATATTACACGAGCACAGAAGAGAAAACAAAGAGTGCACATATGAACTCAACTTCAACATATGAGATATTAGATTAAAAAATGAGTTAATGGCGATGCTACGATTTAGtacaacaaacaaaaaataatagtaaCAATGCTGAACAAGACACTAGGATAAATAGAAACATCTCAGCTTTGAAAAATATCTTGCATAGAAAATTGCTAAATAGCTTCAAAAGAGTATACCACTAGAGTCTAGAAGACTTGAGATGAGTTGAATCCAACGATAAGGATAAGAATTTTGGAACACTCTCTGATTTCTTTTAAACCGAGTCTTTTTGTAATTCACTATAAGGTGGTTGTTGAGTTTTAACTCCATATCATTTATCAATGAAATGGtttctcattaaaaaaaaacctttaaacTAATGTCTTATGTAAGGTGACCCACTCAAAAGTTTCTTTTTCGTAAAATTCATTTAGTGCCATAAAAACTATGAAACATGCCTTAGAGTGCCATTCCAAATGTAGTAGCAAAATAGAAGCATTTTCAAAAGTAGCTCTTACACTTTTTAATGCGATGATGATCTCATTGAGCATAAGAAAAGCCTTGTTGCTCTCCTCTGCCGAGCTAACCTACATAAAGTATCAATCGCAAGTAAAAGTTAGGTCACAACAAAATAAGGAGAAACAGAAATCGTTCTCATATATTGTTGGAAAAATGCACAAAAAATACAGGAGTGCTCCATAGCCTTTTTACTTCCTCTCCAAGAGTAGACACCAAGGCTAAAATATGAAAATACCCATGTACCCATGGCGATGATTTTTACATGTttggtgaatttttttttacattaccCAAAATACACAGAGCAATGCCAACATGGGTCTCGACCAATAGTAGAAAAGATGTAAAATCAAGGGTTTACATCATCTGTGACCAGCTATTTAGATTATTATATAAAACATCACAAAAAATTAAACTACCAAATATTGCAAGGTTCATAATTTTCTATTAGTCAAGGTCGATGCATGCACGAGacaaactattttttaaaacttcacTATAGTTGTTACGTTCTTTTATGGAAAACTTCACCTCAAAACAAGCATCAAGAAAGGTCAAGGATGTATGTTTTATGAGATGACCAACAGTCTCATTTATGCTATATATCCTGCATCATGTTCGTCTGCGTTTATTGAGCTTTCtttcatttaatcaataaaaAATTTTGTTTCTCGTTTAAAGAAAATGACTAATGTTAAGTACCCACTGAAAGGAGGTTCATGGATCTATGAAATTATAGAGGACAAAAAATGCAAATGGTGCTAtcattataaaataataataaaagtaaataaaaataaaaaactatgGAGGAAAGTAGTTGCTACAAAGTTTTGTCCTATTCACTTTGATTTGAACCCGGGTACAAATTCTCTATGCATATATGGAACCTCTTCCTCTTAGATATTTCTAgttaatctttttcttttaacaagaaacaaattttcaaaagtaGACCAAAAGCAAAACAGCAGCCTCCAAAATGAATTACAACTAAAAACCTCgaacaaaacaaataaacaaccaacaacAAAGCTAACACGCAACAAATAACCaaaaaaccaaagaaaatgTCAACAAACTTAAGAAAccaaaaacaataattaaaagaaaaaattgcataaaattattaaaaaaatttggacCTTCAATGAATAAACCAGAAGAATGTGGAAGCAAGCAAACCGACTTCTTTGAGATGAAGTATCAACAGGAGGTTGCAGATCAATTAACATATCTACCAGTTCAGGAAATCTAGAAGAAGCAAACCAAGCATGTTCCTGCATCATGTCATGAGTGATTAGACTAATATAGTAGTAACATGGAGTTTATTACTAGAATACAGAAGGACAAATTAACTAGCATTCTTGACAGCCAACACCACATATATGAGCAAAGTTGGACGTTTATTTTTATCATCACTTAATGAGTACAGTAATAGCTTCTAAGTTCTAACAGAGTAACTTGTAATCTCAAGGTTCAGTAAAGAGGCTGGTTGGTTTACATGGTTGTCATTGTCAGTAATCTGTTAGTTTCGAATTGTCATTGAGTTGTTATGCTTAACTTTCAATGGCAGCTGGCTCCATGTTACAACATGCCAATACCAGGAGCAAACAAGCATACATTTATGCATTACCTCGTAACATCTACATTATCTCAAGAGTCCCAAGTTGCGATGCCATATGAGAGAAAATGTTAGTTTGTAaggaaaatatgaaaaaaaaatctagaatGAAAAATTAGCAGGAGGTAGtttaaaacaaatctaaaagaaaatcaTTTCTTGCTCATCTTAGCAGGTCTATAATTCAGGTTACAGAACTTTCCATTAAACCCCTGtaataaatttcttaaaccaATATGACGTGAAGCAATTATTAACTGATCAAATTCAAAAGACAACCGTTAAGTATTGACATTAATCATCATTATTTTGAATAGCTCAACCTTAAATTTTCGTACTACCAAAACACAATGCTACATATTCTAAGTTTTTTTTcccgttttttttttttttttttgaaactaCTCTTTAAAAAACCAATTTGTGGGTATAGAACTGAAGAAACTAATGACATCAATGATGGTGCTGGTTGGATTAAGATGTTGTAAACGGCCAGCCTGTTAATTTCAAACTATGATTTAGTCGGTGCTCTTAATTGCAAATGGTAGCATACTTCATGTGCTAAAAAAAACGGATTTTCAAAGCAAGGACCACGAATTGATTGCATGAGTTATCCTGAGTTGAATATCCAAGTAGCATGGTGTGCCTAACCTCCAAAATTCTGCTCAGAGTTTGATACACTTCATGATGGTCCGACCCTAAAGATccctaaaaacaaaaatttggaaataataatcaattaaaaaaaacataagttATTATTATAGTGCTAATTCTCTAATTTATCATTCCTTCTCAAGATAGCCAGGAGCGATAAGTTGAGTAGATCTTATATTCATTTCGTTACAGCCAAGTGGGAAATCTTTCTGAAATCTCTGGCTTTGACAAGTAGGAGGAGTGACATGTTCCCCTCAGCCCATTCATCTTAAAGTTCAtcctttataaaaaaaatcggAACTTTTATCTGACAGGAAACTAAATTCAAAGTTGGACTTGTACGATGATAATTGGAAGTTTGATGATTCATGCATGTGAACTATCATCCAAAGTCCAAATTTAACAGCTatcataaattaatttaatacttTGACACATGCATCTAAACTTTCATGATTAATGATAATTCAACGACTAAAATAATAAACTCAATCAATCTTGTTGTAGAAACCATAAGTATTTGGTGATTGATGTTGTtcaaaaagaaaggaaaaaaagggaaagagaaGATACCTGAAAAGAAAACTTAACAAATTTATAGATTAGATCAATTAGATCCTCATCAGCTCCCCTGACGATAGCTGAAGCTAGCTCCAGCACTACACATCTaccaaaagaaatatttaatttaataatattttgcAAAGTGAGATGCACTTCAATAAATAATAGATAATAAAAACAATTGTTTTAATAAAAACTAtgatttcattaaaaaaaaaaaaaaaaaaaaaaaaaaaaaaaaaaaaaagagagagaaataataGAATGGGCAAAAAGAAGAGCGCACCCTTAACAAAAGATCTCCAATCAATCAAAATAAGACCTACTGAATGCTCAGTCATAGAAGCCGACAAGAAACATGGAATCTATTAAGGGACCAAATATCACTCAAAGATCTCTCAAACGTCTAAAATATTATGTTGTTTCTCTCTAATATTCCCACAAAATATCCCCCAGCACCTACTACAGAACTTTCCTCTTTTGCAAATTTATATTGAAAACATAGCCATAGACAATAACCCTCATGAGTTTGTCTAGTGGCCAAAAAAGGCTATGGGTATAAGAAAGGGCTAGGAGAAGATGAGTTCAATCCATGAAAGTTATCATCTAGAATATTCTACGAGGTTTCTAGACACAAGTTTTTAGGATCAAGTGAGCTATCTTGTAAGATGAAGGGCATGTAAGCTGGCCTAAACACTCGTGGATACCAATaaacacatacatatatacattgCACTTTATTTCAATCGAGCCCCATTTTTTCACCCCAAGGTTATACTTGTGCCCTAAATAGATGTCCTAAAAATATCGTTTGAGCTTGGGGACATAGATCATACTAGCTTGGAGGGTCATACTAGCTTGGAGGTCCAAAGTTTGAATCTTCAACTGAGCTTGACTACTGAGTTCAGACTTGGGGTGGGCATAGGGCTCCCAAGCATAGGGGAGCAAAGCTTCGTCTCCTAGttatcaaatttattttttaaaaaagacaCCTTCATGCAAGCAAGTGCTTGAATTGCTAGTAACATGGCAATAAAAATACATTTCAATACATATCATGATTGTTCAAATTTATTCCAAGACCCAAAAGCCTTAAAAAAATGCTAATTTGCAAAAACTAATTGATATTTTCAACACATACCTTGgactttatttaatttcaatcaACAACGTCCTAAAAACTACAAGTTTACCTTTGAAGATCAATCTCTCTGGTCCTAGACTTTCCTTCAGCATTCTGAGCTGATTCATCAGCATTGGCTTCTGGCTCCTCAAACTCATCCTTAGTATTTAGAAACTGAAACCTCTCAAGAAGTGACACAAAAACCTTTTTGGTCACCCTGGAGTCCATGATAGAAGCCAAGCATCCAATGGCATCCTAATAATATAAGATAGAATTTGTGTTTATAAAAATGTTTTCCCGCTCCCAAATATAAGAACTTCTGAATAGCCAAACACATGAAGAACATGAATATCAATTTGTAAAACAGAAAAACCAAAGGTAATCACAAACAAGCATTAGAAAAGGAAACATTCACAAACAGGCTGTTCATTGTCAAGATTGATAGCATCACGCTCTGACAGGATGTTCTAGTTTCTTTTTGATGTGTTTAAATACATCAATTTCCAAACTCCAACATCAATATGATTTGGTTTCttaaacaataaatattttaaaagtactACTAAGATGGAAAATTTTCATCTCTAAATACATTTAgcttcttgaaaaaataaatgtcaAACTTTAAGTTTAAGTTCATGCAAAGGTAGAATGCCTACCGAGCTACTTCAAATTCAATTTAGTCTATACTTAGCGACCTATACTATCAGATagaaacaattaaataaatagtaCCAAGAAATGGAGAGATGTCACCAAATAGCCAAGGagataaagagaaaaaagtaaataaataaataaaaacccATCCAGTGAACCCTCTTGGTGAAAAAACAATTTACTGTCATGATCTTGTTAAAGATCAGTTTTCGCGCATCTCAACTAATGCTAAGGGACAACTCGCTTGACTCGACAATATTTTGGTGCTGATAAAACTCGTATGATATTAAATCATAAGTCGGTAGACATTATGGGTTGAACTCATTTCCTTTATATCTTCTATTAAACTCAAGGTTTAGGTGAAACACTGTTAAAATGAGCTTTATTTGCCCTTGATTTATAATGGTTTTTAACATTATTCAGctgaatttaatattatttgaaaGTGATTTCCGGGTGTTCAAGATAGCAATTAAACGTCAAAATGAGATACAAAAGAACCTAAACATGCCCAAAAAAGTCAATCTTGAGCCAAGCATAAAAAAGAGGGTAGGAAAGTGGACAAAAAACACAAGTTGCCAAGAAACAGGGTAGCGTCATGGGGTTTGCATGACGCTGACCCCGACGCTTTTTCCCAAGAGGTGGGAGAATAGGGCAGCGCCGCTGCACCCCACAGATCACAGCGCTGCACATCAGCAGAGGCAGGCAAGGCACTAGAAGAAAACCTTCAAATGTGAACGCTTCGTTGGTAAGGAATCAACAAATAACTCCGCTAGAGCCTGAAGCAAATTAGTTGAACATGATACCAACGCCTTCATGTTCTTGCTCTGCATTTTCTTTGAATAAACAGATACATCATTGCAGTTCGGTACAACTGCATTCTGATTCACAAGGACCTACACcaattgaaacaaattaaaagaagaaaacaactttttttttaaaaaaaaaaataagttttaCACTTCAGAGGGTGGGTGATAAAACTATTGGACTATTAGTATAGTCATTTGTGCCTTATCCAATGAGCTATTCTTGGATTGGCATAACtttatcaaaatattaaaataaaacagaaagggaaaaaatagtaaaatatataATAGCACCAAAATCAACATTATTGTGTGACCTGTAAGGCAGCAGCAATATCTTCATGCATAAAGGAATCTTCCTTAAGAAGTGTAATTAAAAGTTCAGAAAGCATTCCAATTCTTCGGTGCATATCACTAGGATGGCGGCAAAAAGCAGGTAGTAATTTCCACAAATTACGAGCACATGTCTGTAGATTTTTACATGCTGCAATCTTCTTAACTGTGACACATTGGAGACATTAAATTGAAATCAACAACAAACCCAGAAT encodes:
- the LOC103486929 gene encoding uncharacterized protein LOC103486929 is translated as MKSMSEGDQQLQESEKDDAEAVALTDATDICAQLMERYAKSSAPQHRHLLASAVAMRSILHSESLPLTPAAYFAAAISAIDNASASDTLDPTVLSALLSFLAITLPLVPHGGISAPNASEAAGVLVVLLGMKNLTVSTVRAAVKCLGILLGFCNLEDWASVELGFDTLLKFSVDRRPKVRRCAQESLITFLNSLKHSAIKKEASNLVFSLLKSCMPSAVKLSTVTPVDGPEEDKQSHGQHLDVLHRLNVIILAIPLLSKKVRFKMLKELIKLVNPQFSIVTAHSFKAMELILKSSKTGVPALEVESIIVAIGSYLSSGDKNPLDTVLSAITLLKCAMDAGGSSVAKKNLPVVCGYMAGLLTSDVSKALHASSVVKELIQDYVDQECLIALIDKDSHLEDCNLENIEVQAIKSTCAIFEDVLDSCDGDLGKYILDVISALFLKLGTTSIIYMKHILLKLADLMNIAGNVSNIDNLQNCIGSAVTAMGPEKILTLIPISINPSDSTVQNMWLIPVLHSHVVGASLDYYLEYIVPLAKSFQDQSCKVKKIAACKNLQTCARNLWKLLPAFCRHPSDMHRRIGMLSELLITLLKEDSFMHEDIAAALQVLVNQNAVVPNCNDVSVYSKKMQSKNMKALVSCSTNLLQALAELFVDSLPTKRSHLKDAIGCLASIMDSRVTKKVFVSLLERFQFLNTKDEFEEPEANADESAQNAEGKSRTREIDLQRCVVLELASAIVRGADEDLIDLIYKFVKFSFQGSLGSDHHEVYQTLSRILEEHAWFASSRFPELVDMLIDLQPPVDTSSQRSRFACFHILLVYSLKVSSAEESNKAFLMLNEIIIALKSAEEGSRKAAYDILHCISCSLKDLSHTNSDAHKKFVAMILGYLSGASPHVKSGAISALSVLVYDDADICLSIPDLVPSLLSLLRGKAIEVIKAALGFVKVLVSSLQAKHLQSITSDILTAALPWSSVSRHHFRSKVTVILEILIRKCGYAAIEGFTPDNYKGFIKPLGEKRHNKTSFKDVGDANTDVADLSTNRARDKQQDGLDSLPKKSESGHHRKRKWEKPSGFIRSKTDNTSAEDGGRFKMRKRAATSNSKTSSMVDGTGDGCRTKFSRRGDPRKDGKRGIKHGNRHQNERFGVRRTFKASKSNHNNSSS